In a single window of the Acetonema longum DSM 6540 genome:
- a CDS encoding nucleoside recognition domain-containing protein, which translates to MNKNVKPMTTLAEMCTEADKLRLHAGNTLGDTIVSDIYASAEQIARKAVTHQQENLSSWDIKLDDILTSRLFGYPIMLALLGLVFWITIEGANVPSSMLADAFFAFQDRLTAWFELAGAPDWLHGVLVLGLYRGLAWVVSVMLPPMAIFFPLFTLLEDLGYLPRVAFNMDSFFKKCKACGKQALTMCMGFGCNAAGIVSCRIIDSPRERIIAMLTNNFVPCNGRFPTLIAVATIFFGGAVTSEYETAIASLTITALVLLGIATTFAVSWILSHTILKGEPSSLVLELPPYRPPQIGAVIYRSIIDRTLFVLKRAVIMAAPAGAITWILGNIYIGDMSIIGHLADWLQPFGYAIGIDGFILLAFVLGLPANEIVVPILLMSYLATGQMMEFESLDALRQILLNNGWTWLTAVCTMLFCLLHWPCTTALLSVYKESGSVKWTFLSFLIPTGIAFAVCFAVAQSARFLGFA; encoded by the coding sequence ATGAACAAAAATGTCAAGCCCATGACAACGTTAGCGGAAATGTGCACGGAAGCCGATAAACTTCGCCTTCATGCCGGCAACACGCTTGGAGATACGATTGTATCCGATATTTACGCCAGCGCCGAACAGATAGCGCGTAAAGCAGTCACGCATCAACAGGAAAATCTGTCCTCCTGGGATATCAAACTGGATGATATTCTCACATCCCGCCTTTTCGGCTACCCGATCATGCTGGCGCTGTTAGGACTGGTTTTTTGGATCACCATCGAAGGCGCAAATGTTCCTTCCAGCATGCTTGCAGACGCTTTCTTCGCCTTTCAGGACCGGCTTACCGCATGGTTTGAACTTGCCGGAGCTCCGGATTGGCTCCACGGCGTCCTCGTCCTGGGGCTTTATCGGGGCCTGGCCTGGGTCGTATCCGTCATGCTGCCGCCGATGGCCATTTTCTTTCCCCTGTTTACTCTCTTAGAAGACTTGGGGTATCTGCCGAGAGTTGCCTTTAATATGGATAGCTTTTTTAAAAAGTGCAAGGCATGCGGCAAGCAGGCGTTAACGATGTGCATGGGCTTTGGCTGTAACGCCGCCGGCATTGTATCCTGCCGCATTATTGACTCGCCGCGCGAACGGATCATCGCGATGCTGACCAATAATTTCGTACCGTGCAACGGACGCTTTCCCACCCTCATTGCGGTAGCCACCATCTTTTTCGGCGGGGCGGTCACCTCTGAATACGAGACAGCAATCGCTTCGCTAACCATAACCGCCTTAGTCCTTCTCGGCATCGCGACCACCTTTGCCGTATCCTGGATACTGTCGCATACCATTCTCAAAGGAGAACCCTCGTCCCTGGTATTAGAACTGCCGCCCTACCGCCCGCCGCAAATCGGTGCGGTCATTTACCGCTCCATCATCGACCGGACTCTCTTTGTGCTGAAGCGCGCCGTCATCATGGCCGCTCCCGCCGGCGCGATTACCTGGATACTGGGGAACATCTACATAGGAGACATGAGCATTATCGGCCATCTGGCGGATTGGCTGCAGCCGTTTGGATACGCCATCGGTATTGACGGGTTCATTCTCCTGGCGTTCGTCCTCGGCCTGCCGGCCAATGAAATCGTTGTGCCCATCCTCCTCATGAGTTATCTGGCCACAGGCCAAATGATGGAATTTGAAAGCCTGGATGCACTCCGTCAGATACTGCTCAATAATGGCTGGACCTGGCTGACCGCCGTCTGCACCATGCTGTTTTGCCTGCTGCACTGGCCTTGTACCACAGCCTTGCTCTCCGTTTACAAAGAATCCGGCAGCGTCAAATGGACCTTCCTGTCCTTCCTGATCCCGACCGGCATCGCTTTCGCCGTTTGTTTCGCCGTAGCACAATCGGCAAGATTCCTCGGTTTTGCCTAA
- a CDS encoding metal-dependent transcriptional regulator, with the protein MLSPSLEDYLEEIYRFSVNNDIVRVTDIGQKLHVKLPSVTKALGRLRAGGYITYQKYGMIGLTDKGRQTGDYLVARNTLLQDFLRMIQADCDVAAEAEAMEHYLSKSTIASIKHVMAFMKGNPAVYQCFVDYVQAAKQVR; encoded by the coding sequence ATGCTGTCGCCCAGCCTGGAAGATTATCTGGAGGAAATCTACCGATTTTCAGTCAATAACGATATTGTGCGGGTTACCGATATCGGCCAGAAACTGCATGTAAAGCTCCCGTCAGTCACGAAGGCATTGGGAAGACTTCGTGCGGGAGGATACATTACTTACCAGAAATATGGCATGATCGGATTGACTGACAAAGGCAGGCAGACAGGGGATTACCTTGTGGCAAGAAACACTCTCCTGCAGGATTTTCTCAGAATGATACAGGCAGATTGCGATGTTGCCGCAGAAGCGGAAGCGATGGAGCACTACTTATCCAAATCAACGATCGCCTCCATTAAGCATGTAATGGCGTTTATGAAAGGGAATCCGGCGGTGTACCAGTGTTTTGTCGATTATGTGCAGGCGGCTAAGCAGGTGCGATAA
- the opp1B gene encoding nickel/cobalt ABC transporter permease yields the protein MKDYIIKRILWMIPVLIGISFFSFILISLSPSDPAEVALRVNEITPTEENVAQMRQQLRLDKPFLTRYLEWMSHALHGDFGRSYVNDRLVADEFVRAIPPTLYLAGVSLLMILAVSVAAGVFCALHEGSAGDIVIRGLVFAGTALPAFWAGILLMWLLAVKIPILPTSGMRTPDAVIMPALTLSLGYISTYVRLIRNNMIQNGHSHFVLYGRVRGLKNSAITRRVFKNSLHSSLTALGMSIPKLIAGTVVIENIFAWPGVGRLCVTAIFNRDFPVIQAYVLIMAVLFVVCNLLVDIGIAVMDPRMKQEGD from the coding sequence GTGAAAGATTACATCATCAAGAGAATTCTGTGGATGATTCCGGTTCTTATTGGAATCTCCTTCTTTTCTTTTATCCTGATCAGCCTGAGTCCCAGCGATCCCGCCGAGGTGGCTCTCAGGGTCAACGAGATTACGCCTACGGAAGAAAACGTGGCGCAAATGCGGCAGCAGCTGAGATTGGACAAACCCTTTCTAACCCGGTATCTTGAGTGGATGAGCCATGCCCTGCACGGCGATTTCGGCCGGTCTTATGTCAATGATAGACTGGTTGCCGATGAATTCGTCCGGGCTATTCCCCCCACCTTATATCTGGCAGGTGTCTCCCTGCTCATGATCCTGGCGGTTTCGGTGGCGGCAGGCGTTTTCTGCGCTTTGCATGAGGGGAGTGCGGGGGATATCGTGATCCGGGGGTTGGTTTTTGCGGGCACCGCCCTGCCTGCTTTTTGGGCGGGGATTCTGCTGATGTGGCTGCTGGCTGTGAAGATACCTATTCTTCCAACTAGCGGTATGAGGACGCCCGATGCGGTCATTATGCCGGCGCTCACCTTGTCGCTCGGGTATATCTCCACCTATGTGCGTTTGATTCGCAATAACATGATTCAAAATGGGCATTCCCATTTCGTTTTATACGGAAGAGTCAGGGGACTGAAAAACAGCGCCATTACGAGGCGGGTTTTTAAAAACTCGCTGCATAGTTCGCTGACCGCCCTGGGAATGTCCATACCCAAGCTGATCGCCGGAACGGTTGTCATCGAAAATATCTTTGCCTGGCCCGGGGTGGGGCGGCTGTGCGTCACGGCTATCTTTAACCGGGACTTCCCGGTTATTCAGGCCTACGTTCTGATTATGGCGGTACTGTTTGTCGTATGCAATTTGCTGGTCGATATCGGCATAGCCGTCATGGATCCCAGAATGAAACAGGAGGGGGACTGA
- a CDS encoding TetR/AcrR family transcriptional regulator — MARIPQDPQIRIDEILDTAEPLFLANGYRKTTILDITKKMGVAKGMVYYYFKSKEEILEGLVNRRFSVLLADITQMAYSNDFTPPRKIELILNAIIHSAQEKDGLLLDILSDEQNIHIKNKMVRQAALVLNPSLLKIIEEGTQKEWFHPSQPDIAVNFILSTLRCITDAMSDKASGEQMACYLKTAESLIATVLAMPDNALCLSLEQKQFHLNSVG, encoded by the coding sequence ATGGCTCGCATTCCCCAGGACCCTCAAATCAGGATCGATGAAATTTTAGATACTGCCGAGCCTTTATTTTTGGCAAACGGCTACCGCAAAACAACCATCCTTGATATCACGAAAAAAATGGGTGTTGCCAAAGGAATGGTGTATTATTACTTTAAATCCAAGGAGGAGATACTGGAAGGATTGGTCAACCGACGATTCTCCGTCCTATTGGCCGACATCACGCAAATGGCATACTCCAACGATTTTACTCCCCCCCGTAAAATCGAACTGATATTAAATGCCATAATCCATAGCGCGCAAGAGAAAGACGGCCTGCTGCTGGACATTCTATCCGATGAACAGAATATCCACATCAAAAATAAAATGGTCCGGCAAGCGGCGCTCGTACTCAACCCCTCTTTGCTGAAAATCATTGAGGAAGGGACTCAAAAAGAATGGTTCCATCCTTCTCAGCCCGACATTGCTGTAAATTTTATCCTATCCACGCTGCGCTGTATAACAGACGCCATGTCTGATAAAGCCTCCGGTGAGCAGATGGCTTGCTATTTGAAAACGGCTGAATCTCTTATTGCCACAGTGCTGGCTATGCCGGACAATGCGCTGTGTTTGTCATTGGAACAAAAACAATTTCATTTGAACTCTGTCGGATAA
- the opp1C gene encoding nickel/cobalt ABC transporter permease has product MAGFWKRLKADKMAVIMAAFLGMVIVLSLLAPVAAPYPPAAQNIADKFAPPSADHWLGTDQLGRDILSRILWGGRTTVLLSLAAMLLTIGIGAVLGLIAGYFRGWVDEIIMRLCDIMLSFPGEVLILAIVGVMGTGIVNILIAMVIAKWPWYVRMIRSIVIQFMDKNYISFARVSGCSAWHILRRHLIPGAMGEICVLATLDAGSIILNISALSFLGLGVQPPMAEWGMMLNEAKKVLTTNPWQMLPPGMAIFLVVAAFNFLGDSIQEAMNPRLDKGFSRKSLTIFKRRKAVVS; this is encoded by the coding sequence ATGGCCGGTTTCTGGAAACGCTTGAAAGCCGATAAAATGGCTGTCATCATGGCTGCTTTTTTAGGTATGGTGATCGTATTGTCACTGTTGGCGCCGGTCGCAGCTCCCTATCCTCCCGCTGCTCAGAACATTGCCGACAAATTTGCGCCGCCGTCCGCCGATCACTGGCTGGGAACGGACCAGTTAGGGCGGGATATTTTATCCCGCATACTGTGGGGCGGACGCACGACGGTGCTGTTGTCCCTGGCCGCCATGCTTCTTACGATCGGCATCGGTGCTGTGCTGGGGCTTATTGCCGGTTATTTCCGGGGCTGGGTGGATGAAATCATCATGCGGCTCTGCGATATCATGCTGTCTTTTCCCGGCGAGGTATTGATTCTGGCGATTGTGGGCGTGATGGGGACCGGGATTGTCAATATTCTTATCGCCATGGTCATTGCCAAATGGCCCTGGTATGTCCGGATGATCCGTTCCATTGTTATTCAGTTTATGGATAAAAATTATATCAGCTTTGCCCGGGTTTCCGGCTGCAGTGCCTGGCATATTCTGAGACGGCATCTGATTCCCGGTGCGATGGGGGAAATCTGCGTATTGGCCACTTTGGATGCAGGCAGTATTATTTTGAATATTTCCGCCCTGTCCTTTTTAGGTTTAGGTGTGCAGCCGCCTATGGCGGAATGGGGCATGATGCTCAATGAAGCCAAAAAAGTCCTGACCACTAATCCGTGGCAGATGCTGCCGCCGGGCATGGCCATCTTTCTGGTAGTTGCCGCCTTTAATTTTTTGGGCGACAGTATTCAGGAGGCGATGAATCCCCGTCTGGATAAAGGCTTTAGCCGAAAGAGCCTGACGATTTTTAAACGCAGGAAGGCGGTGGTCTCATGA
- the nikA gene encoding nickel ABC transporter substrate-binding protein: MNWKQTFAVAFMLVMAAGIFTGCGKSATNTGVAGRTEINYASTKDIRNINPHLYSGEMAAQNMVFEGLTKNEDGEVKPALAESWEISPDGLEYTFHLRKGVAFTDGEPFNAQAVKLNMDAIIANVKRHQWLDMVNEIKETIAIDDHTFKLVLKHPYYPTLVELGLTRPFRFISPKCFINGETHYGVSGYAGTGPWILARHENNQYATFTRNEAYWGEKPKVTAINWKVMPDPQTILLALQSGEIDLLFGADGDQIDLDSYKKLEKEGAYQTYLSRPIASRAILLNTKAPVTRDLKVREAFAHAVNKQNIIKGILNGSEDQADTLMSKNAPYCNLDLKTFAYDPVKAGKLLDEAGWVKGTDGVRAKDGQKCEVTFSYNVQNAQEGTIAESIQADLAAVGVKMNILAEEKQAFLDRQKTGDFDLQYSLSWGTPYDPQSYVSSWRIAAHGDYQAQSGLVRKQWLDETITKTMIAAGEQQRAASYREIFTYISEQCVYIPISYSKTKAVGIKGLKGVTFNDSQYEIPFEKMYFGN; this comes from the coding sequence ATGAATTGGAAACAAACTTTCGCAGTGGCGTTCATGCTGGTCATGGCAGCCGGCATATTTACGGGCTGCGGCAAAAGCGCCACGAACACGGGTGTCGCCGGCCGGACAGAGATTAATTATGCCAGTACCAAAGACATCCGGAATATCAATCCGCATTTGTATTCGGGAGAAATGGCCGCCCAGAATATGGTGTTTGAAGGCCTGACCAAAAATGAAGACGGTGAGGTTAAGCCGGCCCTGGCCGAAAGCTGGGAGATCTCTCCGGATGGCCTGGAGTATACCTTCCATCTGCGCAAGGGAGTTGCCTTCACGGATGGTGAACCCTTTAACGCCCAAGCGGTTAAATTGAATATGGACGCCATTATTGCCAACGTCAAACGCCATCAGTGGCTGGACATGGTCAATGAAATCAAGGAGACGATTGCGATTGACGATCATACGTTCAAGCTGGTGCTAAAGCATCCTTATTATCCGACTTTGGTTGAATTGGGGTTAACCAGGCCTTTTAGATTCATCTCGCCCAAATGTTTTATTAATGGCGAGACACACTACGGCGTCAGCGGCTATGCCGGAACCGGCCCCTGGATTTTGGCCAGGCATGAAAACAATCAGTACGCCACGTTTACCCGCAATGAAGCTTACTGGGGTGAAAAACCAAAGGTGACTGCCATCAACTGGAAGGTTATGCCCGATCCTCAGACGATTCTTTTAGCTCTGCAAAGCGGGGAAATTGACCTGCTGTTCGGAGCCGACGGTGATCAGATTGATCTTGATTCGTATAAAAAGCTGGAGAAAGAAGGCGCCTACCAGACCTATCTCAGCCGGCCCATCGCGTCGCGGGCCATTTTACTAAATACCAAAGCGCCGGTGACCCGGGATCTGAAAGTTCGCGAGGCATTCGCCCATGCCGTCAATAAGCAGAACATCATCAAAGGGATTCTCAACGGCTCTGAAGACCAGGCGGACACGCTGATGTCGAAAAACGCGCCGTATTGTAACCTTGATTTAAAAACCTTTGCCTATGATCCGGTTAAAGCCGGCAAGCTGCTGGATGAAGCCGGCTGGGTCAAGGGCACCGACGGCGTTCGGGCCAAAGACGGCCAAAAATGCGAAGTGACCTTTTCCTATAATGTCCAGAATGCCCAGGAAGGAACAATCGCCGAATCCATTCAGGCCGATTTGGCAGCCGTTGGTGTGAAGATGAACATACTGGCGGAAGAAAAACAAGCTTTTCTGGACCGGCAGAAAACCGGCGACTTTGACTTGCAATATTCCTTATCCTGGGGGACTCCCTATGACCCGCAGTCCTATGTGTCTTCCTGGAGAATTGCCGCCCACGGCGATTATCAGGCGCAAAGCGGCCTTGTCCGGAAACAGTGGCTGGATGAGACCATTACCAAGACAATGATTGCGGCTGGCGAACAGCAGCGGGCCGCAAGCTACAGGGAAATTTTTACATACATCAGTGAGCAGTGCGTTTACATCCCGATTTCTTATTCGAAAACCAAGGCGGTCGGTATTAAAGGGCTTAAAGGGGTAACCTTTAATGATTCCCAGTATGAGATTCCCTTTGAAAAGATGTATTTCGGCAATTAG
- a CDS encoding lysophospholipid acyltransferase family protein, producing MKGHMQYQLLKILSQGISRLPYSLICQIGRGIGHLYYLVAGRQLERGIQQAMRGLNISRSEAKAVLRQVFCNLGQTLMEVLYIPALSRENISRYVSIEGLPHLEEALKAGRGVVILTAHMGNWEWMGAALAHTGLPITTIVKPQPNAQYTRILNEYREMSGLEVFNRGSNEIVKAARALKRGKALGFLADQDGGRDGVFVDFLGKKASTPAGPAIFAQKFNSAVVPVYSYHLPGGGHQIVIEPPLEYEHDPDPKQEVLRNTVKMTHVLENAIKQHPAEWLWFFKRWNTPESN from the coding sequence ATGAAGGGACATATGCAGTATCAACTATTAAAAATTCTCAGCCAGGGTATTTCCCGGCTGCCATATTCTCTGATTTGCCAGATTGGACGGGGAATAGGACACCTCTATTATTTGGTTGCCGGACGCCAGCTTGAGCGGGGAATCCAACAGGCCATGCGAGGGTTGAACATTTCCCGCAGCGAAGCAAAAGCTGTGCTTCGCCAGGTGTTTTGCAATTTGGGACAGACCCTGATGGAAGTCTTGTATATTCCGGCTTTAAGCCGTGAGAACATCAGCCGGTATGTTTCCATTGAGGGTTTGCCCCATTTGGAAGAAGCCTTAAAAGCCGGGCGTGGCGTAGTAATACTTACCGCTCATATGGGGAATTGGGAGTGGATGGGCGCTGCCTTGGCCCATACTGGCCTGCCGATTACCACCATTGTTAAGCCCCAGCCCAATGCCCAGTATACTCGCATCCTGAATGAATATCGCGAAATGAGCGGCCTGGAAGTTTTTAATCGCGGCTCAAATGAAATTGTCAAGGCGGCCCGGGCTCTGAAGCGAGGCAAGGCTCTAGGCTTTCTGGCCGATCAGGATGGCGGCAGGGATGGCGTATTTGTGGATTTTTTGGGAAAAAAGGCATCTACGCCTGCCGGCCCGGCGATTTTTGCCCAAAAGTTTAATTCCGCCGTTGTTCCAGTATACAGTTATCATCTTCCCGGCGGCGGCCATCAGATCGTCATTGAACCGCCGCTGGAATATGAACATGATCCTGATCCTAAACAGGAAGTGTTGCGAAATACGGTTAAAATGACCCACGTGCTTGAAAATGCCATTAAACAGCATCCTGCGGAATGGTTGTGGTTCTTCAAACGTTGGAATACGCCGGAGTCCAACTAA
- a CDS encoding GNAT family N-acetyltransferase, protein MSTDPKDNKGDIIIRRFDAGDAAATERFIIPMIREVYPDYPDSATRWDVTHLADAYACRPDAAMFLAIDRPNGEKVAGTAAINRYDDRIAAVRGIYDAAKTAELSRCYVDSRLRRCGIATRLVASLEAFSRSLGYAVICLHTHRFLPGGLPFWLSQGYIARLEPQDKDETVFMDKNIE, encoded by the coding sequence TTGAGCACTGATCCGAAAGACAATAAAGGCGATATTATAATCCGCCGGTTTGATGCCGGCGATGCTGCGGCCACGGAAAGATTTATCATTCCGATGATCCGGGAGGTATATCCGGATTATCCTGATTCGGCCACACGCTGGGATGTTACCCATCTGGCGGATGCGTATGCCTGCCGACCGGATGCTGCTATGTTCCTGGCCATCGACCGGCCAAACGGGGAAAAAGTGGCGGGAACAGCCGCCATTAACCGCTACGATGACCGCATTGCCGCGGTCCGGGGGATCTATGACGCAGCCAAAACAGCCGAACTTTCCCGCTGCTATGTGGACAGCCGTCTGCGTCGCTGCGGGATTGCCACCCGTCTGGTGGCGTCGCTGGAAGCATTTAGCCGGAGTCTGGGGTATGCTGTAATATGCCTGCATACTCACCGTTTTTTGCCAGGAGGTCTTCCCTTCTGGCTGAGCCAGGGTTATATCGCCAGATTGGAGCCGCAGGATAAGGATGAAACCGTGTTTATGGATAAAAATATAGAATAG
- a CDS encoding FeoA family protein: MYIPAKAATLANLTAGATCKISSVELDGLLRRRILDLGILPGTQVQCFRKGPAGDPIAFRVRNTTIALRSDDADLIKVDPI; encoded by the coding sequence ATGTATATCCCTGCAAAAGCAGCAACTTTGGCAAATCTCACGGCAGGCGCAACCTGCAAAATATCGTCCGTAGAACTTGACGGTTTGCTGCGAAGACGGATTCTGGACCTGGGCATTCTTCCTGGAACCCAGGTACAATGCTTCAGAAAAGGCCCGGCGGGCGACCCCATCGCCTTCCGGGTGCGAAACACTACCATTGCTCTGCGCAGTGATGACGCGGACCTGATTAAAGTCGACCCCATATAG
- a CDS encoding acyloxyacyl hydrolase yields the protein MSRFKWLVVLNILLVCLLGQSSGYASDSQIELWDYTTSNDNERDLDTTSLHILRQISATDHRTLYRGITITRPRGDIFWDDETHNSSAVGAGPVYLLRYEQPQSGKLSAALDVSGGILLYNKKFPYGGQYYNFMWRIGPQLIYRMNEHSYINIGYTLMHVSNGLRTHNPGYDSHGISWGFVAKF from the coding sequence GTGTCTAGATTCAAATGGCTGGTGGTTCTGAATATTTTGCTGGTCTGCCTGTTGGGACAGTCCTCTGGTTATGCGTCGGACTCCCAGATTGAGCTGTGGGATTATACGACTTCAAACGATAATGAACGCGATCTTGATACCACCTCGCTACATATCCTCAGGCAAATTTCCGCAACCGATCATAGGACCCTCTATCGGGGCATTACTATCACGCGGCCCCGGGGGGACATTTTCTGGGATGATGAAACTCACAACAGTTCTGCCGTCGGCGCCGGTCCTGTATACCTGCTGCGCTATGAACAACCCCAGTCGGGAAAATTGTCCGCGGCATTAGACGTGAGCGGCGGTATACTCTTGTATAACAAAAAATTTCCGTATGGAGGGCAGTATTATAACTTTATGTGGCGGATCGGGCCTCAACTCATTTATAGAATGAATGAACATTCCTATATTAATATCGGGTATACCCTCATGCATGTTTCCAATGGATTAAGAACCCATAATCCCGGTTATGACTCTCACGGAATATCTTGGGGTTTTGTTGCAAAGTTTTAA
- a CDS encoding ABC transporter ATP-binding protein, which produces MNNLLTVGNLTVTDLRNQETVLHGISFDLKPDSCLGIVGESGSGKSMAVRALLGLVNPWMQVQGTAALRRDGEVLDLLRQDESMLRTIRGRHICMVLQDAMSAFDPLGKIGDQMAETFIENKGIGQSEAIGMTLEALAMLNMPDPEQVIRKYPHQLSGGMLQRCMVATALAMKPDIIVADESTTALDSINQRQVVEAFKTLRRETGTALIFISHDLGVVRHLADQLMVLHCGERVEYGEAQAIFRKPRHEYTRYLVNSRLELSQSFTEAMKRGAVSA; this is translated from the coding sequence ATGAATAACTTACTTACGGTAGGGAATCTGACAGTTACGGATTTACGCAATCAGGAAACCGTCCTTCATGGCATCAGTTTTGACTTAAAGCCGGACAGCTGCCTTGGCATTGTGGGGGAAAGCGGCAGCGGTAAATCGATGGCTGTAAGGGCTCTATTGGGTCTGGTCAACCCCTGGATGCAAGTGCAGGGGACCGCGGCACTGCGCCGCGATGGCGAAGTACTGGATTTGCTGCGGCAGGACGAAAGTATGCTGCGTACTATCCGGGGCAGGCATATCTGCATGGTTCTCCAGGATGCCATGTCGGCCTTTGACCCTTTGGGAAAAATCGGCGATCAGATGGCTGAGACCTTCATCGAAAATAAAGGGATTGGACAATCTGAAGCTATTGGCATGACGCTGGAAGCTTTGGCGATGCTGAACATGCCTGATCCGGAACAGGTGATTCGGAAATATCCCCACCAGCTTTCCGGCGGCATGTTGCAGCGGTGTATGGTTGCGACGGCCCTGGCAATGAAACCTGATATCATTGTAGCCGACGAATCTACCACAGCACTGGATTCCATCAATCAGCGGCAGGTGGTGGAGGCGTTCAAGACTCTGCGGCGGGAAACCGGGACAGCCTTGATCTTTATTTCCCATGATCTGGGCGTTGTGCGGCATCTTGCCGATCAGCTGATGGTCCTGCATTGCGGCGAACGGGTAGAGTACGGTGAGGCGCAGGCGATTTTCAGGAAGCCCCGGCACGAATATACGCGATATCTGGTCAACAGCCGGCTGGAACTGTCCCAATCGTTTACTGAAGCTATGAAGCGGGGTGCCGTTAGTGCCTGA
- a CDS encoding ABC transporter ATP-binding protein, with the protein MPDLVRITNVEKSYCQAGAYFNGSKVKVLKGVTFTIEEGCCVGLVGESGSGKSTLTRLILGLELPDKGGGAILIEGKPVRRWIRENQGKMSVIFQDYTSSVNPRHTVGETIAEPLQAMRREENLDDDINVLLGKVSLSSDLKKRYPHELSGGQLQRVCIARAIATNPKFIVLDEAISSLDVSVQTQILSLLHNLRLEMNMTYLFVAHDLQAVAHLCNKIVFLYRGKVVEETGRDQLANVQNVYAKALLGSVIPFEV; encoded by the coding sequence GTGCCTGATCTGGTAAGGATTACAAATGTCGAAAAGAGCTATTGCCAGGCCGGCGCTTATTTTAACGGCAGCAAAGTCAAGGTATTAAAGGGGGTTACGTTTACTATTGAGGAAGGCTGCTGCGTTGGCCTCGTTGGTGAAAGCGGCAGTGGTAAAAGCACTTTGACCCGGTTGATTTTAGGCCTTGAGCTGCCGGATAAGGGCGGCGGCGCCATTCTGATTGAGGGAAAGCCGGTACGCCGGTGGATCAGGGAAAACCAGGGAAAAATGAGCGTGATCTTTCAGGATTATACCTCTTCGGTCAATCCCCGGCACACTGTCGGGGAAACCATCGCCGAACCCTTGCAGGCTATGAGACGGGAAGAAAACCTGGATGATGACATCAATGTTCTGCTGGGCAAAGTCAGCCTGTCTTCGGACTTAAAAAAACGCTATCCCCATGAGCTCAGCGGCGGTCAGCTTCAGCGGGTCTGCATAGCCAGGGCCATTGCCACGAATCCTAAATTTATTGTTCTGGACGAAGCCATCAGTTCGCTGGACGTATCGGTTCAGACTCAGATATTAAGCTTGCTCCATAATCTACGGCTGGAGATGAATATGACCTATCTGTTTGTGGCTCACGATTTGCAGGCTGTGGCTCATTTATGCAATAAGATTGTTTTTTTATACCGGGGGAAAGTCGTCGAAGAAACCGGCCGCGATCAACTGGCCAATGTGCAAAATGTTTATGCCAAAGCATTATTAGGCTCTGTGATTCCATTTGAAGTATAG
- a CDS encoding FeoB small GTPase domain-containing protein yields MNGYQKTHGRVLREHFGIIPDPGQCVIALAGNPNVGKSTVFNTLTGLRQHTGNWPGKTVDNAQGTFSYRKQSFLLVDLPGTYSILAHTVEEQIARDFICFGEPDATLVVLDATCLERNLNLVLQVMEITPNVIVCVNLIDEARKKNITLHIAALENELGVPVVATAARRGEGLDTLRETLYQVSTGAHKYSPRQLTYSPSIEEAIQELLPNIQRLVGHKLNPRWVALRLLDGDKAFLESISRYLEIQPEMKVLQEAAAL; encoded by the coding sequence ATGAACGGTTATCAAAAAACACATGGCCGGGTGCTGCGCGAGCATTTCGGCATAATCCCTGATCCGGGGCAATGCGTTATTGCCCTGGCCGGCAATCCCAATGTTGGCAAGAGTACGGTTTTTAACACCCTGACGGGTCTCAGGCAGCACACCGGCAACTGGCCTGGCAAGACAGTAGATAACGCCCAAGGTACTTTTAGCTACCGCAAGCAATCCTTTCTCCTGGTTGATCTGCCAGGAACGTATTCGATACTGGCCCACACTGTGGAAGAACAAATCGCCCGTGATTTTATCTGTTTCGGTGAACCGGATGCCACCCTCGTAGTACTGGATGCCACCTGCCTGGAAAGAAACCTAAACCTGGTTCTGCAGGTCATGGAAATTACTCCAAACGTTATTGTTTGTGTAAACCTCATAGACGAAGCGAGAAAGAAAAACATTACGCTTCATATTGCCGCGCTGGAAAATGAACTCGGCGTACCGGTTGTGGCAACTGCCGCCCGCAGAGGGGAAGGACTCGATACTCTCCGGGAAACTCTGTACCAGGTTAGTACCGGCGCACACAAATATAGTCCACGCCAGCTCACGTATTCGCCGTCCATAGAAGAGGCGATACAGGAGCTTCTCCCCAATATTCAGCGTCTTGTCGGCCACAAGTTAAACCCCCGCTGGGTGGCTCTCCGGCTGCTGGACGGAGATAAGGCGTTCCTCGAGAGCATCAGCCGATACTTAGAGATTCAACCCGAGATGAAAGTACTTCAGGAGGCAGCCGCCTTATGA